A part of Cotesia glomerata isolate CgM1 linkage group LG4, MPM_Cglom_v2.3, whole genome shotgun sequence genomic DNA contains:
- the LOC123262903 gene encoding prion-like-(Q/N-rich) domain-bearing protein 25: MEQEQLGSQCIYSSDCLKFHNTDCINNKCRCSSNYIQLNSTYCAPKLGAYCAREACAAGNSVCIDYKCQCSPNFLKSHDRCLATNLNQSCSINADCDGIPFAECSTAKTCSCRLNYIQRGSNQCLSALGEACSEHSSCAAANSLCIDYKCQCKPRYASLSNSECVPLRINGVCRDNFDCQDVLNTICTDNKCQCDQDSFEVDGKCVALLGGFCSTNSDCITGNSCIDHICQCSHNYEPIGQNSCKPKSIGKACKLDEDCDFIKNAKCADNVCQCRDKYFGKSDFLCSPIIGGRCSHKSECFFNNLECIDGQCQCSEGLSAISSSQCLTTSLMFSCQHVSECADTSHFECLNNKCVCKADDNISLSGAMCLPLLGGICWKNDQCIPENSACIDFKCQCNPGYIAAAKNLCVKI, from the exons ATGGAACAAG AACAATTGGGATCGCAATGCATCTACTCTTCCGATTGTTTAAAATTCCACAACACCGACTGTATTAACAACAAGTGTAGATGCAGTTCTAACTACATTCAATTAAACTCCACATACTGTGCCCCAAAATTGGGCGCCTATTGCGCTAGAGAAGCCTGCGCAGCTGGAAATTCTGTCTGCATTGATTACAAGTGTCAATGCAGTccgaatttcttaaaatctcaCGATCGCTGTCTTGCAA ctAATTTGAACCAATCGTGTTCCATCAATGCAGATTGTGACGGAATTCCGTTCGCAGAATGTTCCACCGCAAAAACATGTTCCTGTCGATTGAATTACATTCAACGTGGGTCTAATCAATGCCTTTCAGCCCTGGGCGAAGCCTGTTCCGAGCATAGTTCCTGCGCAGCTGCTAATTCGCTGTGCATTGACTATAAATGTCAATGCAAGCCAAGATACGCCTCTCTGTCTAACTCCGAATGCGTACCAC TTCGCATCAATGGAGTCTGCAGAGACAATTTTGATTGTCAGGATGtgttaaatacaatttgtacTGATAATAAGTGTCAATGTGACCAAGATAGCTTTGAAGTGGACGGCAAGTGCGTAGCACTTTTAGGCGGATTTTGTTCCACAAACAGCGACTGCATCACTGGAAACTCGTGCATTGATCATATCTGTCAATGCAGTCATAATTACGAACCAATCGGTCAGAATAGCTGCAAGCCAA AATCAATTGGAAAAGCGTGCAAACTCGACGAAGACTGCGATTTCATTAAAAACGCCAAGTGTGCTGACAACGTGTGTCAATGCAGGGACAAATACTTTGGAAAAAGCGATTTTTTGTGCTCACCAATCATCGGCGGTCGCTGTTCTCACAAATCTGAGTGCTTTTTCAACAATCTCGAGTGCATTGACGGCCAATGTCAATGCAGTGAGGGATTATCGGCGATTTCAAGTAGTCAATGCTTGACAA CTTCTTTGATGTTTTCTTGTCAGCATGTCTCAGAATGCGCCGACACTTCGCACTTTGAATGTTTGAACAATAAATGTGTCTGCAAAGCTGATGATAATATTTCGTTGAGTGGAGCGATGTGCTTGCCACTCCTTGGCGGGATTTGCTGGAAGAATGATCAATGCATTCCTGAGAATTCGGCCTGCATTGACTTTAAGTGTCAATGTAATCCTGGTTACATAGCTGCGGCTAAAAACTTGTGTGTGAAAATATGA